The Corallococcus exiguus genome has a segment encoding these proteins:
- a CDS encoding LysR family transcriptional regulator has translation MEVFVRVVEQEGFSAAARTLRMTPSAVSKLVARLEARLGARLIHRNTRGFQLTSEGCVFYERSVQVLAELDEAERGVTSHDAPSGRVRVNTNVPYGTHVLLPQVSEFQARYPGIRLDIGLTDHVVDLLEDRADVAIRAGPLKSSNLIARRLGETRKVIVGAPAYLKRMGTPKSASDLERHTRMGASHTPALEQWPVMERGSVVNVPVSGTLFASDGEALRHLALAGAGLARIAAFQVREDIKAGRLVAVLEERNPGDTVVFHAVFLDPAKQLPARIRAFLDYFAEVGMG, from the coding sequence ATGGAGGTCTTCGTCCGGGTCGTGGAGCAGGAGGGGTTCTCCGCGGCGGCGCGGACGCTGAGGATGACGCCGTCGGCGGTCAGCAAGCTCGTCGCGCGGCTGGAAGCCCGCCTGGGTGCGCGGCTCATCCACCGCAACACCCGGGGCTTCCAGCTGACCTCCGAGGGCTGCGTTTTCTACGAGCGAAGCGTGCAGGTGCTCGCGGAACTGGACGAGGCCGAGCGCGGCGTCACGTCGCATGACGCGCCCTCGGGCCGGGTGCGCGTGAACACCAACGTGCCCTACGGCACGCACGTCCTCCTACCGCAGGTGTCCGAGTTCCAAGCCCGCTACCCGGGCATCCGCCTGGACATCGGGCTCACGGACCACGTGGTGGACCTGCTCGAGGATCGCGCGGACGTGGCCATTCGCGCGGGCCCGCTCAAGTCGTCCAATCTCATCGCGCGAAGGCTGGGCGAGACGCGCAAGGTCATCGTCGGCGCGCCGGCCTATTTGAAGCGCATGGGCACGCCGAAGTCGGCCTCGGACCTGGAGCGGCATACGCGCATGGGCGCCAGTCACACGCCCGCGCTGGAGCAGTGGCCCGTCATGGAGCGTGGCTCCGTGGTGAACGTCCCCGTCTCCGGAACCCTGTTCGCGAGCGACGGCGAAGCGCTGCGGCACCTGGCGCTCGCGGGGGCGGGGCTCGCGCGGATCGCCGCCTTCCAGGTGCGTGAGGACATCAAGGCCGGGCGGTTGGTTGCGGTGCTTGAGGAGCGCAACCCCGGAGACACCGTGGTCTTCCACGCGGTGTTCCTCGATCCCGCGAAACAGCTTCCTGCGCGCATTCGCGCGTTCCTCGACTACTTCGCCGAAGTGGGCATGGGCTGA
- a CDS encoding SgcJ/EcaC family oxidoreductase — protein sequence MSSPTEAAAIRERMQRLYECWNQGDAQAYAACFTEDVDYVAFDGSHIKGRQANAEAHQSLFDGVLRGSTLDGEVKSVRFLAPDVALIHAEGVIKLRWQRKAPKGRRSIQTMVAVKREGVWFFTAFQNTRIQPPNAFARLMLRLMTPKRSAAR from the coding sequence ATGTCATCCCCCACCGAAGCCGCAGCCATCCGTGAGCGCATGCAGCGGCTCTACGAGTGCTGGAATCAGGGCGACGCCCAGGCATATGCCGCCTGCTTCACGGAGGACGTGGACTACGTCGCCTTCGATGGCAGCCACATCAAGGGTCGACAGGCCAACGCCGAAGCCCATCAGTCCCTCTTCGACGGTGTCCTCCGTGGCTCCACGCTCGACGGTGAGGTGAAGTCCGTGCGATTCCTCGCCCCGGACGTGGCGCTCATCCACGCCGAAGGCGTCATCAAGCTGCGCTGGCAGCGCAAGGCGCCCAAGGGACGCCGCTCCATCCAGACCATGGTCGCCGTGAAGCGTGAGGGCGTCTGGTTCTTCACCGCCTTCCAGAACACCCGCATCCAGCCGCCCAACGCCTTCGCGCGTCTCATGCTGCGGCTGATGACGCCGAAGCGCTCAGCCGCGCGGTGA
- a CDS encoding NADPH-dependent FMN reductase, protein MIKVAIVVGSTRPGRKADKVAAWVHDIAKKRSDATYEIVDIQDFNLPLLDEPTPPSMGKYTQAHTQKWSAAVEGYDAYVFVTPEYNHGTSGALKNALDYVYKEWNNKAAGFVGYGSAGGVRAVEQLRLVAAELQMATVRAQVQLFLSTDFEHYTVFKPDPAKEKQVNTLLDQVVSWGTALRTVRVKP, encoded by the coding sequence ATGATCAAGGTGGCCATCGTCGTCGGAAGCACGCGGCCCGGACGCAAGGCGGACAAGGTCGCGGCCTGGGTCCACGACATCGCGAAGAAGCGCAGCGACGCCACGTACGAGATCGTCGACATCCAGGACTTCAACCTGCCCCTGCTGGACGAGCCCACGCCGCCGTCCATGGGCAAGTACACGCAAGCCCACACGCAGAAGTGGAGCGCGGCGGTGGAGGGCTACGACGCGTACGTCTTCGTCACACCCGAGTACAACCACGGCACGTCCGGCGCGCTGAAGAACGCGCTCGATTACGTCTACAAGGAGTGGAACAACAAGGCCGCCGGCTTCGTGGGCTACGGAAGCGCGGGCGGCGTGCGCGCGGTGGAGCAACTGCGCCTGGTCGCCGCGGAGCTGCAGATGGCCACGGTGCGCGCGCAGGTGCAGCTGTTCCTCTCCACCGACTTCGAGCACTACACCGTCTTCAAGCCGGACCCGGCCAAGGAGAAGCAGGTGAACACGCTGTTGGATCAGGTCGTGTCCTGGGGCACGGCGCTGCGCACGGTGCGCGTGAAGCCGTAG
- a CDS encoding helix-turn-helix domain-containing protein: protein MGELLRGWRQRRGLSQMDLALRAEVSTRHVSFLETGRSQPSRDMLLHLAEELDVPLRDRNSLLVAAGFAPVFAERPLNDPALNATREAVELVLAGHEPYPALAVDRHWTLVTANRAVGILMEGLAPEVLEPPINVLRLSLHPQGLASRIDNLRQWRDHVLHRLARQVDVSGDATLAALLEELRGYPVPEPAPDAKARDFAGVVVPLRIRTSLGTLSFFGTITVFGTPVDITLAELAIESFFPADPETAEALRRAATERARQDT from the coding sequence GTGGGAGAACTGCTGCGCGGCTGGCGTCAGCGGCGCGGGCTGAGCCAGATGGACCTCGCGTTGCGCGCGGAGGTCTCCACCCGTCACGTGAGCTTCCTGGAGACCGGCCGCTCCCAGCCCAGCCGCGACATGCTGCTGCACCTGGCGGAGGAACTGGACGTGCCCCTTCGAGACCGCAACAGCCTGCTCGTCGCCGCGGGCTTCGCGCCCGTCTTCGCCGAACGCCCCCTGAACGACCCCGCCCTCAACGCTACGCGCGAGGCCGTGGAGCTGGTGCTCGCGGGCCATGAGCCGTACCCCGCGCTGGCGGTGGACCGGCACTGGACGCTCGTCACCGCGAACCGCGCCGTGGGCATCCTGATGGAGGGCCTGGCCCCGGAGGTCCTGGAGCCCCCCATCAACGTCCTGCGCCTGAGCCTGCACCCCCAGGGGCTGGCCTCCCGCATCGACAACCTGCGCCAGTGGCGCGACCACGTCCTCCACCGCCTCGCCCGGCAGGTGGACGTCTCCGGGGACGCCACGCTCGCGGCGCTGCTGGAGGAGTTGCGCGGCTACCCGGTGCCGGAGCCCGCACCGGACGCGAAGGCGCGCGACTTCGCGGGCGTGGTGGTGCCGCTGCGCATCCGCACGTCACTGGGGACGCTGTCGTTCTTCGGCACCATCACCGTGTTCGGGACGCCCGTGGACATCACGCTCGCGGAGCTGGCCATCGAGTCGTTCTTCCCCGCGGACCCGGAGACGGCCGAGGCGCTGCGGCGGGCCGCCACGGAGCGGGCCCGCCAGGACACCTGA
- a CDS encoding SMI1/KNR4 family protein, whose amino-acid sequence MSMKRLLDEVSRLHYPRPPATPAQVAAFEARMGWKLDEDLRAFYLHCNGATLFAPLPDVNYHLLPLERIERARAAIFGRDEDSAGPATHYCVVDMQDGDYVLVDVAQQADGSYPLLDAFHETYPEVERIASSFAEFLEKALRSGNRSFWLSTEPLEG is encoded by the coding sequence ATGTCGATGAAGCGCCTGCTCGACGAAGTCTCGCGCCTCCATTACCCCCGTCCGCCCGCCACGCCCGCGCAGGTTGCTGCCTTTGAAGCGCGCATGGGGTGGAAGCTGGACGAGGACCTGCGAGCCTTCTATCTGCACTGCAATGGAGCGACGCTCTTCGCCCCGCTCCCAGATGTGAACTACCACCTGCTGCCGCTAGAGCGCATTGAACGAGCGCGCGCTGCCATTTTTGGACGAGACGAGGACAGCGCTGGTCCGGCCACGCACTACTGTGTGGTGGACATGCAGGACGGCGACTACGTCCTCGTGGATGTCGCGCAGCAGGCAGACGGAAGCTATCCGCTGCTCGATGCTTTCCATGAAACGTACCCAGAGGTCGAACGCATCGCGTCGTCCTTCGCGGAGTTCCTGGAGAAGGCGCTTCGCAGCGGCAACCGCTCGTTCTGGCTGAGCACTGAGCCTCTGGAAGGATAG
- a CDS encoding alpha/beta hydrolase, with protein sequence MKGVLETREVHSPALENNPLGDPARRRLTVYLPPGYAEGTQRYAVVYFLHAFGNGGGSWTNVSGFSPTVPDRLDALIEQGAIPPVIGVFPDAWTKLGGSQWVNSDAIGRYRDYLVKDIVGFVDKTFRTLPKAASRAVVGHSSGGYGALVMGRYHPEIFSLVGAHAPDSYFEYSYMPDLPKAATSLMKAGGVEAWVTELRQRAVATKVRGDDFPVINILAMAAAYSPKKGEPLNLELPFEQHNAKLRLDVWNRWLVHDPVRFVPKFMDSFRKLKTVYLDAGTRDEFNLRWGTRMVADDLKAGGVDVAHEEFEDGHSGVSYRFERSLSVLVPLLARD encoded by the coding sequence ATGAAGGGCGTGCTCGAGACGCGTGAAGTGCATTCCCCCGCGCTGGAGAACAACCCGCTGGGAGATCCGGCCCGCCGCCGGCTCACCGTGTACCTGCCGCCGGGCTACGCGGAGGGCACGCAGCGCTACGCGGTCGTCTACTTCCTGCACGCCTTCGGCAACGGCGGCGGCTCGTGGACCAACGTGTCCGGGTTCTCGCCCACCGTTCCGGACCGCCTGGACGCGCTCATCGAACAGGGCGCCATCCCGCCCGTCATCGGCGTCTTCCCGGACGCGTGGACGAAGCTGGGCGGCAGCCAGTGGGTGAACAGCGACGCCATCGGCCGCTACCGCGACTACCTGGTCAAGGACATCGTCGGCTTCGTGGACAAGACCTTCCGCACGCTGCCCAAGGCCGCGTCCCGCGCGGTGGTGGGCCACAGCTCCGGCGGCTACGGCGCGCTGGTGATGGGCCGCTACCACCCGGAGATCTTCTCCCTGGTGGGCGCGCACGCGCCGGACTCCTATTTCGAGTACTCGTACATGCCGGACCTGCCCAAGGCCGCCACGTCCCTGATGAAGGCGGGCGGCGTGGAGGCGTGGGTGACGGAGCTGCGCCAGCGCGCCGTGGCCACCAAGGTGCGCGGCGACGACTTCCCGGTCATCAACATCCTGGCCATGGCGGCGGCGTACTCGCCGAAGAAGGGCGAGCCGCTCAACCTGGAGCTGCCCTTCGAGCAGCACAACGCGAAGCTGCGCCTGGACGTGTGGAACCGGTGGCTCGTGCACGACCCCGTGCGCTTCGTGCCCAAGTTCATGGACTCCTTCCGCAAGCTGAAGACGGTCTACCTGGACGCCGGCACGCGCGACGAGTTCAACCTGCGCTGGGGCACGCGCATGGTGGCGGACGACCTGAAGGCCGGCGGCGTGGACGTGGCGCACGAGGAGTTCGAGGACGGACACTCGGGCGTTTCGTACCGCTTCGAGCGGTCGCTGTCCGTGCTGGTGCCGCTCCTGGCGCGGGACTGA
- a CDS encoding SDR family oxidoreductase produces the protein MSSPKNVALVVGAHGIAGLNLIEHLEALGGWEVIGLSRRGGEGRAGVRFIPVDLLDAADSREKLSGLTQVTHIFYAAYQDRPTPAELVAPNVAMLVNVVNAVEPVARNLQHINLMQGYKVYGAHLGPFKTPARETDAHHMPPEFNVEQQDFLEQRQQGKAWTWSALRPSVVVGYAMGTPMNAGLAISVYASMSKELGLPLRFPGPPAAYDILMDVTDARLLAHAMLWAATSPKAANQAFNINNGDQFRWSELWPKIARMFDLEVAPPLPMSLVDVMADKAPLWDRMVAKHGLAPTPYTDINPWRHAQGVFSLNFDFLADPSKARRHGFPGHIETETMFREVFEDYRHRKVIP, from the coding sequence ATGTCTTCCCCCAAGAATGTGGCCTTGGTCGTTGGTGCCCATGGAATCGCGGGACTCAACCTCATCGAACACCTGGAAGCGCTCGGCGGATGGGAGGTCATCGGCCTGTCGCGGCGCGGAGGCGAAGGACGTGCGGGTGTGCGCTTCATCCCCGTGGACCTGCTCGACGCGGCCGACAGCCGCGAGAAGCTGAGCGGACTGACGCAGGTGACGCACATCTTCTACGCCGCCTACCAGGACCGGCCCACGCCCGCGGAGCTGGTGGCGCCGAACGTCGCCATGCTCGTCAACGTGGTGAACGCGGTGGAGCCTGTCGCCAGGAACCTCCAGCACATCAACCTGATGCAGGGCTACAAGGTCTACGGCGCGCACCTGGGACCGTTCAAGACGCCTGCCCGGGAGACGGACGCGCACCACATGCCTCCCGAGTTCAACGTGGAGCAGCAGGACTTCCTGGAGCAACGGCAGCAGGGCAAGGCGTGGACGTGGTCCGCGCTCCGCCCATCCGTCGTGGTGGGCTACGCGATGGGCACGCCGATGAACGCGGGGCTGGCCATCTCGGTATACGCGTCCATGTCGAAGGAACTGGGCCTTCCGCTGCGCTTCCCCGGGCCGCCGGCCGCGTATGACATCCTCATGGACGTCACGGACGCGAGGCTGCTGGCGCACGCCATGCTGTGGGCGGCGACAAGCCCGAAGGCCGCCAACCAAGCCTTCAACATCAACAACGGCGATCAGTTCCGCTGGAGTGAGCTTTGGCCGAAGATCGCCCGCATGTTCGACCTGGAGGTGGCCCCTCCCCTGCCCATGTCCCTGGTCGACGTGATGGCGGACAAGGCCCCGCTCTGGGACAGGATGGTGGCGAAGCACGGGCTCGCTCCCACTCCCTACACGGACATCAACCCCTGGCGGCATGCCCAAGGGGTGTTCTCCTTGAACTTCGACTTCCTCGCGGACCCGTCCAAGGCGCGCCGCCACGGGTTCCCGGGGCACATCGAAACAGAGACGATGTTCCGCGAGGTCTTCGAGGACTACCGCCACCGCAAAGTCATTCCCTGA
- a CDS encoding ankyrin repeat domain-containing protein encodes MVRKLLLGSLGLVMLVCTVLTAAWMSLRAPATTAGRLLATSDAERYLLAAAREGETDIVQGLVKAGTPVEARDTRGFSPLILAAYHGHTRTVQALLDAGADACAGDSRGNTALMGAAFKGYADVVKLLSAQPCAVDQTNRLGQTALMFAVLFGRTEVADQLRHQGASPAVRDASGRSANDWAQTQVPAAPVAPAAPTDSTARAR; translated from the coding sequence ATGGTTCGCAAGCTGCTGCTCGGTTCGCTGGGTCTGGTGATGCTGGTGTGCACGGTGCTGACCGCCGCGTGGATGTCCCTGCGCGCTCCGGCGACGACCGCCGGACGGCTGCTCGCCACCAGCGACGCGGAGCGCTACCTGCTCGCCGCCGCGCGCGAAGGCGAGACGGACATCGTCCAGGGGCTCGTCAAGGCCGGCACGCCCGTGGAGGCCCGCGACACGCGAGGCTTCTCCCCCCTCATCCTCGCCGCCTACCACGGCCACACCCGGACGGTGCAGGCGCTGCTCGACGCCGGGGCGGACGCATGCGCGGGTGACAGCCGGGGCAACACGGCCCTCATGGGCGCCGCCTTCAAGGGCTACGCGGACGTGGTGAAGCTGCTCTCCGCCCAGCCCTGCGCGGTGGACCAGACCAACCGGCTGGGCCAGACGGCCCTGATGTTCGCCGTCCTCTTCGGCCGCACGGAGGTGGCCGACCAGCTGCGCCACCAGGGCGCCTCCCCCGCGGTGCGCGACGCCAGCGGCCGCTCCGCCAATGACTGGGCCCAAACCCAGGTCCCTGCCGCCCCCGTGGCGCCCGCCGCACCCACCGACTCCACCGCCCGGGCGAGGTGA
- a CDS encoding glycosyl hydrolase family 18 protein, with product MKSHRAIPVRGWVGLALAVMLSGCDFGGGPDTPPPPLTAPEAPKQVVAQAGDASALVTWTVPPGDGGSPLLYYVVRCVPECGGALVKVPDTQATVLGLNNGFTYVFKVAAVNAMGEGQASVETDLVTPKAGMSIPNPTVPGQPRSVVPTAGNGQAYVSWLAPASYGGRPLSYFKVMVEPGGRVQRVDAPSSGTLIENLDNGTAYTFTVCAANEMGEGPCTRQTAQVTPRPGGAPTNWVMGYWVGYQRDLYPVEAVDMSLLTHIVVGRIRPRIDGTLYTDFDVDPVQGPAMARALAVRAHEAGKKALLMLGGMGEYDGFRAATETLEKRRNFVRNIINTMHELQFDGVDVDWEPILLPQDSAPLLALLDDLRAADENIIITVPVGWVNSNFPLGKVDAEFHRQLAARVDQMNIMAYKMSGHWGQWASWHSSALFGENPGHPSSVASSVQAFLNAGVPPQRMGVGVGFFGTCWKGITEPGTPLDGRDDIAEEQSDNAMSYANIQAHYYQPEAYRWDDAAKAPYLSFPTAYGPQSCNYISYEDVASVSEKGRWAREKGLGGSIIWTINQGHMPKTLVGGSKDPLMQAVHTAFLKP from the coding sequence ATGAAAAGCCATCGGGCAATACCAGTGCGTGGGTGGGTGGGGCTGGCCCTCGCGGTGATGTTGAGCGGTTGCGATTTTGGCGGAGGTCCGGACACCCCCCCACCTCCGCTCACAGCCCCCGAAGCACCGAAGCAGGTGGTCGCGCAGGCTGGCGACGCGTCCGCGCTGGTGACGTGGACGGTGCCGCCCGGTGATGGCGGCAGCCCGCTGCTCTACTACGTGGTGCGCTGCGTCCCCGAGTGCGGCGGCGCACTGGTGAAGGTGCCGGACACGCAGGCCACGGTGCTGGGGCTGAACAACGGCTTCACCTACGTCTTCAAGGTCGCCGCGGTGAACGCGATGGGCGAGGGCCAGGCCTCCGTGGAGACGGACCTGGTGACGCCCAAGGCGGGCATGAGTATCCCGAACCCCACGGTGCCGGGACAGCCGCGCTCGGTGGTGCCCACCGCGGGCAACGGCCAGGCGTACGTGAGCTGGCTCGCGCCCGCGAGCTACGGCGGCCGGCCGCTGTCGTACTTCAAGGTCATGGTGGAGCCGGGCGGCCGGGTGCAGCGAGTGGACGCGCCGTCGTCCGGCACGCTCATCGAGAACCTCGACAACGGAACGGCGTACACCTTCACCGTCTGCGCCGCCAACGAGATGGGGGAAGGCCCCTGCACGCGCCAGACGGCCCAGGTGACGCCGCGTCCGGGTGGCGCGCCCACCAACTGGGTGATGGGCTACTGGGTGGGCTACCAGCGCGACCTGTACCCGGTGGAGGCCGTGGACATGTCACTGCTCACGCACATCGTGGTGGGCCGCATCCGTCCGCGCATCGACGGCACGCTCTATACCGACTTCGACGTGGACCCCGTGCAGGGCCCGGCGATGGCCCGAGCGCTGGCGGTGCGGGCGCACGAGGCGGGCAAGAAGGCGCTGCTGATGCTGGGCGGCATGGGCGAGTACGACGGCTTCCGGGCCGCGACGGAGACGCTGGAGAAGCGCCGCAACTTCGTGCGCAACATCATCAACACTATGCACGAGCTGCAGTTCGACGGCGTGGACGTGGACTGGGAGCCCATCCTCCTGCCGCAGGACAGCGCGCCGCTGCTGGCGCTGCTGGACGACCTGCGCGCCGCGGACGAGAACATCATCATCACGGTGCCGGTGGGCTGGGTGAACTCCAACTTCCCGCTGGGCAAGGTGGACGCGGAGTTCCACCGGCAGCTGGCCGCCCGCGTGGATCAGATGAACATCATGGCCTACAAGATGAGCGGCCACTGGGGACAGTGGGCGAGCTGGCACTCCAGCGCGCTCTTCGGTGAGAACCCCGGCCACCCCAGCTCCGTCGCCAGCTCCGTGCAGGCGTTCCTGAACGCGGGCGTGCCTCCTCAGCGCATGGGCGTGGGCGTGGGCTTCTTCGGCACCTGCTGGAAGGGCATCACGGAGCCGGGCACCCCGCTGGACGGGCGCGACGACATCGCGGAGGAGCAGAGCGACAACGCGATGAGCTACGCCAACATCCAGGCGCACTACTACCAGCCGGAGGCGTACCGCTGGGACGACGCCGCCAAGGCGCCCTACCTCTCCTTCCCCACCGCGTACGGCCCGCAGTCCTGCAACTACATCTCCTACGAAGACGTCGCGTCCGTGTCGGAGAAGGGCCGCTGGGCGCGGGAGAAGGGCCTGGGCGGCAGCATCATCTGGACCATCAACCAGGGTCACATGCCCAAGACCCTGGTGGGTGGCTCCAAGGATCCGCTGATGCAGGCCGTGCACACGGCCTTCCTCAAGCCCTAG
- a CDS encoding uracil-DNA glycosylase has translation MNDDTPDSMQELADVLQDVRRHLLWQEETAGRSILVDAKVAAELQQQRAAASSVRTMIARTKAPEPAAAPTPPRPPAESPSRDTLHAAMKQPLGAPRPLAAATPPPAAPRAAPAPAPAMLLDVPKSAPRYNGALPGVVEGERPTLDQVRRELGDCRRCKLCSGRKNIVFGSGNPRADLVFVGEGPGENEDLQGVPFVGAAGDLLTKMIGAMGFTRNDVYIANVVKCRPPGNRNPEPDEIAACEPFLRSQLLAIQPKVIVALGKFAAQTLLRDTTPITRMRGQWREYEGIQLMPTFHPAYLLRNSAEKRNAWADLQQVMKLFGKHPGSSA, from the coding sequence GTGAACGACGACACGCCTGATTCCATGCAGGAGCTGGCCGACGTGCTCCAGGACGTGCGCCGCCACCTGCTCTGGCAGGAGGAGACCGCTGGCCGCTCGATCCTCGTCGACGCGAAGGTCGCCGCCGAGCTCCAGCAGCAGCGCGCCGCCGCCTCGTCCGTGCGCACGATGATCGCCCGGACCAAGGCCCCCGAGCCGGCCGCCGCACCCACGCCTCCCCGGCCCCCGGCGGAGTCCCCGTCGCGCGACACGCTGCACGCCGCGATGAAGCAGCCCCTGGGCGCTCCCCGTCCGCTGGCCGCCGCCACGCCGCCTCCCGCCGCACCCCGCGCCGCACCGGCTCCGGCCCCCGCGATGCTCCTGGACGTGCCCAAGTCCGCGCCCCGCTACAACGGCGCGCTGCCCGGCGTCGTGGAGGGCGAACGTCCCACGCTGGATCAGGTCCGCCGCGAGCTGGGCGACTGCCGCCGCTGCAAGCTGTGCTCGGGCCGCAAGAACATCGTGTTCGGCTCCGGCAACCCTCGCGCGGACCTGGTGTTCGTGGGCGAGGGCCCCGGTGAGAACGAGGACCTCCAGGGCGTGCCCTTCGTGGGCGCCGCCGGGGACCTGCTCACCAAGATGATTGGCGCCATGGGCTTCACCCGCAACGACGTCTACATCGCCAACGTCGTGAAGTGCCGCCCGCCCGGCAACCGCAACCCGGAGCCGGATGAGATCGCCGCGTGCGAGCCCTTCCTGCGCTCGCAGTTGCTCGCCATCCAGCCCAAGGTCATCGTCGCGCTGGGCAAGTTCGCGGCGCAGACGCTGCTCAGGGACACCACCCCCATCACCCGCATGCGGGGGCAGTGGCGCGAATATGAGGGCATCCAGCTCATGCCCACCTTCCACCCCGCGTACCTCCTGCGCAACAGCGCGGAGAAGCGCAATGCGTGGGCGGACCTGCAACAGGTGATGAAGCTGTTCGGCAAGCACCCGGGCTCCAGCGCGTAG
- a CDS encoding LysR family transcriptional regulator: MMVRITGVNLSAIDLNLFLVLHAVLESGSATGAARELHVTQSAVSNALARLRDVLGDPLVVRSGRGLVPTPRCEELRPFIASAVGQLQLALEGGQGFKPETCTRTFTVAGADHHGVSDVPKLAALFAKRLPAALLRVVSIDYLVERDGLTTGLVDVALGPPEATGPGCHAEPLYTDDAVLLVRRDHPRIRGKTLTKALYNTSKHIDLHLAEGRPGIGHQQHARILKEHGLTREVGLAVPHFFAAAMAAARSDLIAGVPRRVAKAFCDMLPLRTVEMPFPSPRMTKSLIWHTRTDADPGARYFRSLVVEALRE; this comes from the coding sequence ATGATGGTTAGAATCACGGGTGTGAATCTCTCCGCCATCGACCTCAACCTGTTTCTCGTGCTGCATGCGGTGCTCGAGTCCGGCAGTGCGACCGGTGCGGCGAGGGAACTCCACGTCACGCAGTCCGCGGTGAGCAATGCGCTGGCCCGGCTGCGTGATGTGTTGGGCGACCCGCTGGTGGTGCGCAGCGGGCGGGGGCTGGTGCCGACGCCACGATGTGAGGAATTGAGGCCGTTCATTGCGTCCGCCGTGGGACAGCTTCAGTTGGCGTTGGAAGGAGGCCAGGGCTTCAAGCCTGAGACGTGCACTCGGACCTTCACCGTAGCGGGCGCGGACCACCACGGTGTCTCCGATGTGCCGAAGCTAGCGGCACTGTTCGCCAAGCGCCTTCCTGCCGCGCTCCTGCGCGTCGTGAGCATCGACTACCTCGTGGAGCGGGATGGCCTCACCACAGGATTGGTGGATGTGGCGCTCGGGCCACCCGAGGCCACGGGGCCTGGGTGCCACGCCGAACCGCTGTACACGGATGACGCCGTGCTGCTCGTGCGCCGTGATCATCCGCGCATCCGGGGCAAGACGCTGACGAAGGCGCTCTACAACACGTCGAAACACATCGACCTGCACCTCGCGGAAGGCCGTCCGGGCATCGGGCACCAGCAGCACGCGCGCATCCTCAAGGAGCACGGGCTCACGCGGGAGGTAGGGCTCGCTGTCCCGCACTTCTTCGCGGCGGCGATGGCGGCGGCCCGCTCCGACTTGATCGCGGGAGTGCCCCGCCGCGTCGCCAAGGCCTTCTGCGACATGCTGCCCCTGCGCACGGTGGAGATGCCCTTTCCCTCCCCGCGCATGACCAAGTCCCTCATCTGGCACACCCGGACGGATGCGGACCCGGGGGCACGCTACTTCCGCTCGCTCGTGGTCGAAGCGCTCAGGGAATGA
- the kdd gene encoding L-erythro-3,5-diaminohexanoate dehydrogenase yields MDTYGLSRVVAEKGVLPQRARKLDPSLPCREAELLIDVESLNIDAASFKQIKDDVGGDPARIASRIQDIVLERGKMQNPVTGSGGMLIGRVKELGAKHPANGVLKPGDRIATLVSLTLTPLVIEEVKAVHADIDRVDIRGHALLFASGIYAKLPTDMPDTLSLAALDVCGAPALVARHVRPGMTVAVLGAGKSGALCLAQARRSLESRGKLLALDISQKALDALSAIGLCDEAMKVDATQGVDVMEAVSKATNGQLCDLVVNCASVGNTEMASLLSVKDGGTVIFFSMATSFTTAALGAEGVGKDVTMLVGNGYVPGHATLTLDLLRTEPSLRQLFESRYV; encoded by the coding sequence ATGGATACCTACGGACTGTCGCGCGTCGTGGCGGAGAAGGGCGTGCTGCCGCAGCGCGCTCGCAAGCTGGACCCCTCGCTGCCGTGCCGCGAGGCGGAGCTGCTCATCGACGTGGAGAGCCTCAACATCGACGCCGCGTCCTTCAAGCAGATCAAGGACGACGTGGGCGGCGACCCCGCGCGCATCGCCTCCCGCATCCAGGACATCGTCCTCGAGCGCGGCAAGATGCAGAACCCCGTCACCGGCTCGGGCGGCATGCTCATTGGCCGCGTGAAGGAGCTGGGCGCGAAGCACCCCGCCAACGGCGTGCTCAAGCCCGGGGACCGCATCGCCACGCTGGTGAGCCTGACGCTCACGCCGCTCGTCATCGAAGAGGTGAAGGCGGTGCACGCGGACATCGACCGCGTGGACATCCGCGGCCATGCGCTGCTCTTCGCGAGCGGCATCTACGCGAAGCTCCCCACGGACATGCCGGACACGCTGTCCCTGGCGGCGCTGGATGTCTGCGGCGCGCCCGCGCTGGTGGCTCGCCACGTGCGCCCGGGCATGACGGTGGCGGTGCTGGGAGCGGGCAAGAGCGGCGCGCTGTGCCTGGCGCAGGCCCGCCGCAGCCTGGAGAGCCGCGGCAAGCTGCTGGCGCTGGACATCTCCCAGAAGGCGCTGGACGCGCTGTCCGCCATTGGCCTGTGCGACGAGGCCATGAAGGTGGACGCCACCCAGGGCGTGGACGTGATGGAGGCCGTGTCGAAGGCGACCAACGGTCAGCTCTGCGACCTGGTCGTCAACTGCGCCAGTGTGGGCAACACGGAGATGGCGTCACTGCTGTCCGTGAAGGACGGCGGCACGGTCATCTTCTTCTCCATGGCCACCAGCTTCACCACGGCGGCCCTGGGTGCGGAGGGCGTGGGCAAGGACGTCACCATGCTCGTGGGCAATGGCTACGTGCCCGGCCACGCCACCCTCACGCTGGACCTGCTGCGCACCGAACCGTCGCTGCGCCAGCTCTTCGAGTCCCGCTACGTCTAG